A genomic region of Gadus macrocephalus chromosome 5, ASM3116895v1 contains the following coding sequences:
- the maco1b gene encoding macoilin-2 isoform X1: protein MKRRNADCSKLRRPLKRNRITEGIYGSTFLYLKFLVVWALVLLADFVLEFRFEYLWPFWLFIRSVYDSFRYQGLAFSVFFVCVAFTSDIICLLFIPVQWLFFAASTYVWVQYVWHTERGVCLPTVSLWILFVYIEAAIRFKDLKNFHVDLCRPFAAHCIGYPVVTLGFGFKSYVSYKMRLRKQKEVQKENEFYMQLLQQALPPEQQMLQRQEREAEEAAAKGLSETEAPPVSQNGAPANKKTSPPLAELEYREKGKDGRGGGGSGDTKKQQGNHSSSSSSNNILPSGADSKLQEMEYMENHMNNKRLTTEMGSTENLLLKEDNNSSCSSSSSSSSSSKNYKNASSNAAAALNSSPRGHSASNGSVPATAAAAATSSSSSSSSTSTGKNEKKQKQPAAGKGTSGGSHRDPTDNCIPNNQLSKPEALVRLEQDVKKLKADLQASRQVEQDLRSQIGSLGSSERSIRSELGQLRQENELLQNKLHNAVQAKQKDKQAVGQLEKRLKAEQEARATAEKQLADEKKRKKLEEATAARAVALAAASRGECTDTLRRRITELETECKKLSMDIKLKEDQIRELEMKVQELHKYKENEKDTEVLMSALSAMQDKTQHLENSLSAETRIKLDLFSALGDAKRQLEIAQGQILQKDQEIKDLKQKIAEVMAVMPSISYTADNSSMTPVAPHYSSKFMDTNSSGLDPNASVYQPMKK, encoded by the exons atgaagcGGCGCAATGCGGACTGCAGCAAACTCCGACGGCCGTTAAAACGGAACCGAATCACCGAGGGTATATACGGCAG TACCTTCCTGTATTTGAAGTTCCTGGTGGTGTGGGCACTGGTGCTGCTGGCAGACTTTGTGCTTGAGTTCAGGTTTGAGTACCTCTGGCCCTTCTGGCTCTTTATCCGGAGTGTGTACGACTCGTTCAGATACCAGGGGCTG GCCTTCTCagtgttctttgtgtgtgtggcgtttACATCGGACATTATATGCCTGCTTTTCATCCCTGTGCAATGGCTGTTCTTCGCCGCCAGCACCTACGTGTGGGTCCAGTATGTGTGGCATACAG AACGAGGGGTCTGCCTACCCACGGTGTCGCTATGGATACTCTTTGTTTACATAGAGGCAGCAATCCGATTCAAAGACCTCAAGAACTTCCACGTGGACCTGTGTCGCCCATTTGCTGCACACTG CATCGGCTATCCGGTGGTCACGCTGGGCTTCGGCTTCAAGAGCTACGTCAGCTATAAGATGCGTCTCCGGAAGCAGAAGGAGGTGCAGAAGGAGAACGAGTTCTACATGCAGCTCCTGCAGCAGGCACTGCCCCCAGAGCAACAGATGCTGCagaggcaggagagggaggcggaggaAG CTGCCGCTAAAGGATTATCAGAGACGGAAGCACCCCCAGTGTCACAGAACGGCGCCCCAGCCAATAAGAAGACTTCACCCCCACTGGCAGAGCTGGAGTACCGGGAAAAAGGCAAAGacggcagaggaggaggtggcagtGGGGACACCAAAAAGCAGCAGGgcaaccacagcagcagcagcagcagcaacaacatccTGCCTTCAGGCGCGGACTCTAAACTCCAGGAGATGGAGTACATGGAGAATCATATGAACAACAAGAGACTGACCACAGAGATGGGCAGCACAGAGAACCTGCTGCTCAAGGAGGACAAcaactcctcctgctcctcgtcctcctcctcctcgtcctcttccaaAAACTACAAGAACGCCAGCAGCAACGCTGCGGCGGCGCTGAACTCCTCGCCGCGCGGCCACAGCGCCTCCAACGGCAGCGtgcccgccaccgccgccgccgccgctacctcctcctcctcctcctcctcatccacctcgACGGGGAAGAACgagaagaagcagaagcagcCTGCGGCGGGGAAGGGGACGTCGGGGGGCTCCCACCGGGACCCCACAGATAACTGCATCCCCAACAACCAGCTGAGCAAGCCAGAAGCGCTGGTCAG gCTGGAGCAGGACGTGAAGAAGCTGAAGGCGGACCTGCAGGCCAGCCggcaggtggagcaggaccTGCGCAGTCAGATCGGCTCCCTCGGCAGCTCCGAGCGCTCCATCCGCTCAGAGCTGGGCCAGCTGCGGCAGGAGAACGAGCTGCTGCAGAACAA gcTCCATAATGCCGTTCAGGCCAAGCAGAAGGACAAGCAGGCGGTGGGCCAGCTGGAGAAGAGGCTGAAGGCGGAGCAGGAGGCGCGCGCCACTGCAGAGAAGCAGCTCGCAGACGAGAAGAAGCGgaagaagctggaggaggccaCAGCGGCCCGGGCCGTGGCGTTGGCCGCAGCCTCCAG AGGGGAATGCACAGACACGCTGCGGAGGCGCATCACAGAGCTGGAGACAGAGTGCAAGAAGCTCAGCATGGACATCAAGCTCAAGGAGGACCAGATCCGCGAGCTGGAGATGAAGGTGCAG GAGCTCCATAAGTATAAAGAGAACGAAAAAGACACGGAGGTGCTGATGTCGGCACTGTCAGCCATGCAGGATAAGACCCAGCACCTGGAGAACAGCCTGAGTGCAGAGACCCGGATCAAATTGGACCTCTTCTCAGCGCTGGGCGACGCCAAAAGACAGCTCGAGATCGCACAGG GGCAGATCCTCCAGAAGGACCAGGAGATCAAGGACCTGAAGCAGAAGATCGCAGAGGTCATGGCCGTCATGCCCAGCA
- the maco1b gene encoding macoilin-2 isoform X2: MKRRNADCSKLRRPLKRNRITEGIYGSTFLYLKFLVVWALVLLADFVLEFRFEYLWPFWLFIRSVYDSFRYQGLAFSVFFVCVAFTSDIICLLFIPVQWLFFAASTYVWVQYVWHTERGVCLPTVSLWILFVYIEAAIRFKDLKNFHVDLCRPFAAHCIGYPVVTLGFGFKSYVSYKMRLRKQKEVQKENEFYMQLLQQALPPEQQMLQRQEREAEEAAAKGLSETEAPPVSQNGAPANKKTSPPLAELEYREKGKDGRGGGGSGDTKKQQGNHSSSSSSNNILPSGADSKLQEMEYMENHMNNKRLTTEMGSTENLLLKEDNNSSCSSSSSSSSSSKNYKNASSNAAAALNSSPRGHSASNGSVPATAAAAATSSSSSSSSTSTGKNEKKQKQPAAGKGTSGGSHRDPTDNCIPNNQLSKPEALVRLEQDVKKLKADLQASRQVEQDLRSQIGSLGSSERSIRSELGQLRQENELLQNKLHNAVQAKQKDKQAVGQLEKRLKAEQEARATAEKQLADEKKRKKLEEATAARAVALAAASRGECTDTLRRRITELETECKKLSMDIKLKEDQIRELEMKELHKYKENEKDTEVLMSALSAMQDKTQHLENSLSAETRIKLDLFSALGDAKRQLEIAQGQILQKDQEIKDLKQKIAEVMAVMPSISYTADNSSMTPVAPHYSSKFMDTNSSGLDPNASVYQPMKK; encoded by the exons atgaagcGGCGCAATGCGGACTGCAGCAAACTCCGACGGCCGTTAAAACGGAACCGAATCACCGAGGGTATATACGGCAG TACCTTCCTGTATTTGAAGTTCCTGGTGGTGTGGGCACTGGTGCTGCTGGCAGACTTTGTGCTTGAGTTCAGGTTTGAGTACCTCTGGCCCTTCTGGCTCTTTATCCGGAGTGTGTACGACTCGTTCAGATACCAGGGGCTG GCCTTCTCagtgttctttgtgtgtgtggcgtttACATCGGACATTATATGCCTGCTTTTCATCCCTGTGCAATGGCTGTTCTTCGCCGCCAGCACCTACGTGTGGGTCCAGTATGTGTGGCATACAG AACGAGGGGTCTGCCTACCCACGGTGTCGCTATGGATACTCTTTGTTTACATAGAGGCAGCAATCCGATTCAAAGACCTCAAGAACTTCCACGTGGACCTGTGTCGCCCATTTGCTGCACACTG CATCGGCTATCCGGTGGTCACGCTGGGCTTCGGCTTCAAGAGCTACGTCAGCTATAAGATGCGTCTCCGGAAGCAGAAGGAGGTGCAGAAGGAGAACGAGTTCTACATGCAGCTCCTGCAGCAGGCACTGCCCCCAGAGCAACAGATGCTGCagaggcaggagagggaggcggaggaAG CTGCCGCTAAAGGATTATCAGAGACGGAAGCACCCCCAGTGTCACAGAACGGCGCCCCAGCCAATAAGAAGACTTCACCCCCACTGGCAGAGCTGGAGTACCGGGAAAAAGGCAAAGacggcagaggaggaggtggcagtGGGGACACCAAAAAGCAGCAGGgcaaccacagcagcagcagcagcagcaacaacatccTGCCTTCAGGCGCGGACTCTAAACTCCAGGAGATGGAGTACATGGAGAATCATATGAACAACAAGAGACTGACCACAGAGATGGGCAGCACAGAGAACCTGCTGCTCAAGGAGGACAAcaactcctcctgctcctcgtcctcctcctcctcgtcctcttccaaAAACTACAAGAACGCCAGCAGCAACGCTGCGGCGGCGCTGAACTCCTCGCCGCGCGGCCACAGCGCCTCCAACGGCAGCGtgcccgccaccgccgccgccgccgctacctcctcctcctcctcctcctcatccacctcgACGGGGAAGAACgagaagaagcagaagcagcCTGCGGCGGGGAAGGGGACGTCGGGGGGCTCCCACCGGGACCCCACAGATAACTGCATCCCCAACAACCAGCTGAGCAAGCCAGAAGCGCTGGTCAG gCTGGAGCAGGACGTGAAGAAGCTGAAGGCGGACCTGCAGGCCAGCCggcaggtggagcaggaccTGCGCAGTCAGATCGGCTCCCTCGGCAGCTCCGAGCGCTCCATCCGCTCAGAGCTGGGCCAGCTGCGGCAGGAGAACGAGCTGCTGCAGAACAA gcTCCATAATGCCGTTCAGGCCAAGCAGAAGGACAAGCAGGCGGTGGGCCAGCTGGAGAAGAGGCTGAAGGCGGAGCAGGAGGCGCGCGCCACTGCAGAGAAGCAGCTCGCAGACGAGAAGAAGCGgaagaagctggaggaggccaCAGCGGCCCGGGCCGTGGCGTTGGCCGCAGCCTCCAG AGGGGAATGCACAGACACGCTGCGGAGGCGCATCACAGAGCTGGAGACAGAGTGCAAGAAGCTCAGCATGGACATCAAGCTCAAGGAGGACCAGATCCGCGAGCTGGAGATGAAG GAGCTCCATAAGTATAAAGAGAACGAAAAAGACACGGAGGTGCTGATGTCGGCACTGTCAGCCATGCAGGATAAGACCCAGCACCTGGAGAACAGCCTGAGTGCAGAGACCCGGATCAAATTGGACCTCTTCTCAGCGCTGGGCGACGCCAAAAGACAGCTCGAGATCGCACAGG GGCAGATCCTCCAGAAGGACCAGGAGATCAAGGACCTGAAGCAGAAGATCGCAGAGGTCATGGCCGTCATGCCCAGCA